In the Silurus meridionalis isolate SWU-2019-XX chromosome 6, ASM1480568v1, whole genome shotgun sequence genome, one interval contains:
- the LOC124387212 gene encoding protein shisa-like-2B, with translation MNALCSSYYTPEKELVSAFACPRDGGDERARFCCGFSDLKYCCDDSNGFFPYEYGYMWWLSIGALIGLSVAAVVLLAFLVTVCVLCILFINTKPSRLDSGLPLSLPVQSASNTGREPSPSPGCSTRPQGFFRKHFPSRKLHCAEQRAEPERLFQPCFRVTVARVNAEGPSYEPCSKPGACIG, from the exons ATGAACGCGCTGTGCTCGAGCTACTACACGCCGGAGAAGGAGCTCGTGAGCGCGTTCGCGTGCCCGAGAGACGGCGGCGACGAGCGCGCGCGGTTCTGCTGCGGCTTCAGCGACCTCAAATACTGCTGTGATGATTCCAACGGCTTCTTCCCCTACGAGTACGGGTACATGTGGTGGCTCAG TATCGGTGCTCTTATAGGTCTATCCGTAGCTGCAGTTGTTCTCCTGGCCTTCCTCgtcactgtgtgtgttctctgcaTCCTCTTCATCAACACTaaacccagtcgtctagacagcGGGCTTCCTCTCAGCTTGCCAGTTCAGTCAGCATCAAATACTG GCCGTGAGCCAAGTCCTTCCCCCGGGTGTTCCACCAGACCTCAGGGGTTTTTCCGCAAACATTTCCCAAGCAGGAAACTGCACTGTGCCGAGCAGAGGGCCGAGCCTGAGCGCCTGTTTCAGCCCTGCTTCAGGGTCACCGTGGCTAGAGTGAACGCTGAAGGGCCTTCGTATGAGCCATGTTCAAAACCAGGTGCTTGTATAGGCTGA
- the LOC124387876 gene encoding aggrecan core protein-like, translated as MKLSIVFFLLLCSMALCQIREYILVSETKTWDSAQKYCRENYVDLATITTNEENQMLIKSAAASNILYFWIGLHKIALDSDIWEWSDGESANFFSWSPNQPDNYKGKEGVVIMSQKGWNDVPYTRIYPFFCSWRFVLVNDSKTWEEAHEYCRTYYTGLASPISTAQLTLAGNVLAQTQTVSVWTGLHFVNGQWISMSRSPLEGLVSLPSCPSRHYRCGALNTKTTIWQNRDCSEKLNFLCY; from the coding sequence ATGAAGTTGTCCATTGTCTTTTTCCTCCTGCTTTGTAGCATGGCTTTGTGTCAAATAAGAGAATATATCCTCGTGTCTGAAACAAAGACTTGGGATTCTGCTCAGAAGTATTGCAGGGAAAACTATGTGGATCTCGCAACCATCACTACAAACGAGGAGAACCAGATGTTGATAAAGTCTGCAGCTGCATCCAACATTTTGTACTTTTGGATTGGACTGCACAAAATCGCACTTGATTCAGACATCTGGGAATGGTCTGATGGAGAATCAGCTAATTTCTTCAGTTGGAGTCCTAACCAACCTGATAACTACAAAGGAAAAGAGGGTGTCGTCATAATGTCTCAGAAAGGCTGGAACGACGTGCCTTATACACGCATTTATCCATTCTTTTGTTCCTGGAGATTTGTTTTGGTGAATGACAGTAAGACCTGGGAGGAAGCTCACGAGTACTGCAGAACTTACTACACTGGCTTGGCCAGTCCGATCTCTACAGCACAGCTAACCCTGGCTGGGAATGTGTTAGCGCAAACCCAAACAGTCAGTGTGTGGACCGGCCTGCACTTTGTGAACGGACAGTGGATCAGTATGAGCAGGTCGCCGTTGGAGGGTCTGGTCTCGCTGCCCTCATGCCCAAGCCGACACTATCGCTGTGGAGCTCTGAACACCAAGACAACTATTTGGCAGAACAGAGACTGCAGTGAGAAGCTGAATTTCCTCTGCTACTGA
- the LOC124387921 gene encoding aggrecan core protein-like — translation MKLSIVFFLLLCGMALCQIREYILVSETKTWDSAQRYCRENYVDLATITTNEENQMLIKSAAASNILYFWIGLHKIALDSDIWEWSDGESANFFSWNPNQPDNYKGKEGVVIMSQKGWNDVPYTRIYPFFCSWRFVLVNDSKTWEEAHEYCRTYYTGLASPISTAQLTLAGNVLAQTQTVSVWTGLHFVNGQWISVSRSPLVSLVSLPSCPNYRCGALNTKTTIWENRDCSEKLNFLCY, via the coding sequence ATGAAGTTGtccattgtttttttcctcctgctttGTGGCATGGCTTTATGTCAAATAAGAGAATATATCCTCGTGTCTGAAACAAAGACCTGGGATTCTGCTCAGAGGTATTGCAGGGAAAACTATGTGGATCTCGCAACCATCACTACAAACGAGGAGAACCAGATGTTGATAAAATCTGCAGCTGCATCCAACATTTTGTACTTTTGGATTGGACTGCACAAAATCGCACTTGATTCAGACATCTGGGAATGGTCTGATGGAGAATCAGCTAATTTCTTCAGTTGGAATCCTAACCAACCTGATAACTACAAAGGAAAAGAGGGTGTCGTCATAATGTCTCAGAAAGGCTGGAATGACGTGCCTTATACACGCATTTATCCATTTTTTTGTTCCTGGAGATTTGTTTTGGTGAATGACAGTAAGACCTGGGAGGAAGCTCACGAGTACTGCAGAACTTATTACACCGGCTTGGCCAGTCCGATCTCTACAGCACAGCTAACCCTGGCTGGGAATGTATTAGCACAAACCCAAACAGTCAGTGTGTGGACCGGTCTGCACTTTGTGAATGGACAGTGGATCAGTGTGAGCAGGTCGCCGTTGGTGAGTCTGGTCTCGCTGCCCTCATGCCCAAACTATCGCTGTGGAGCTCTGAACACCAAGACAACTATTTGGGAGAACAGAGACTGCAGTGAGAAGCTGAATTTTCTTTGCTATTGA
- the LOC124387857 gene encoding macrophage mannose receptor 1-like yields the protein MKLSVAFLLLLCGIAVCQIRQYIYINISKNWDSAQMYCRTNYVDLATITTDEENQTLMKTLTSKTHIWIGLNRATPGLDIWQWSDGEQAHFFNWMSKQPDNYNENENCVIMKLNGWNDLACEYANPFYCFWRFVLVTDSKTWGEAREYCRAHYTGLASPISKEQLQLAENELLQSKTVSVWTGLQFVNGQWISMSRSPLKGLVLLPSCPSQRYRCGALSTRTNIWENRDCSEKLNFLCY from the coding sequence ATGAAGTTGTCCGTCGCCTTTCTCCTACTGCTTTGTGGCATCGCTGTTTGTCAGATAAgacaatatatttacataaatatttcaaaGAACTGGGATTCTGCTCAGATGTACTGCAGGACGAATTATGTTGATCTGGCAACCATAACGACCGATGAAGAAAACCAAACATTGATGAAGACATTAACCAGCAAAACCCATATTTGGATTGGCCTAAACAGAGCAACACCTGGATTAGACATCTGGCAGTGGTCTGATGGAGAACAAGCTCATTTCTTTAATTGGATGTCTAAACAACCTGACAACTACAACGAAAATGAGAACTGTGTCATAATGAAGCTCAATGGCTGGAACGATCTGGCCTGTGAATATGCTAATCCTTTCTACTGTTTCTGGagatttgttttggtgactGACAGTAAGACCTGGGGAGAGGCTCGTGAATATTGTAGAGCACACTACACCGGCTTGGCCAGCCCGATCTCTAAAGAACAACTACAACTGGCTGAAAATGAATTGTTGCAATCAAAAACAGTCAGTGTGTGGACCGGCCTGCAGTTTGTGAACGGACAGTGGATCAGTATGAGCAGGTCGCCGTTGAAGGGTCTGGTCTTGCTGCCCTCGTGCCCAAGCCAACGCTATCGATGTGGAGCTCTGAGCACCAGGACAAATATTTGGGAGAACAGAGACTGCAGTGAGAAGCTGAATTTCCTCTGCTACTGA